The Cytobacillus oceanisediminis genomic interval ATGCTTCTCCTGTCCTTTGATAGCTGAAAGTTCGGGAAGGTCGTAACGCCTGCTATCGCAATCCCAGGAAGCCTGGCCAGTTCGAGAAGCTCTTCATCCAGCTTTTCCAATCGAAAGCCGCCCTGCTGTCCGGGATAAATCATATCGCCTTCTGCATACACCCTGAGAAGTACATCCTGCACCTTTCCTGATTGAACAGCCGCATCAGAAAGCTGTCTGGCACGCGCAAGGGAAAATAGGGTAATGACCTCAGGATTCCATGACAGCACTTCCGGCCACTGATTTTTCCCCGGTTGCACCAGATGGCCGACATTTCCTATTTCAACGCCGCCTTCTGCCAATGTTTTGGCTTCGTCGAATTCAACAGCAACCGCCTTTTCGATGCCGTGCTCTGCAATAAACTGGCCTATAAACGGAAGCCTTCCAAGCTGCTTGCTCATGAAATAAAGCGTAAAGTCATGATTTTTCGCCGTTTCTGCCAGAGCTGCTACATTTTCTCCGAGTATATCGAGGTCAATCACGTACGTATTCGGGGGTATTTGCCCGCTTTGATGCAAGGTGACACCTGATTGAATCAGCTTAGGATTTCTGCGCTTTGTTACATCTAAAAACATTGGAGTTCCCCCCTTTATTTACGGGTATTAACGATGCTGCACTTCTTTTGCAAGAGGTATCACTTTTTCCAAAATACCGATGATCGTGCTGGCTCCTGATTTCATCGGATTAATGCGCAGTCCATATTCCTTCAGCTCGGGCTGTGCTTCCAAAAAGCTGCCGGAAACGCGGTAAATCATCGGAATGATTTCATATTTTGATTCCGCCCCAACCGGATGAGTGGCCGCCCCATGCTCATCACTGATGCTGATCACACTTTGGGCAATCGGATCTTCCAGCTCTACAATGACGTTTTTGGATTGGGCATTCGTCATGTAGGCGGCGCGAATTCCGTTCACAGCCCCTTCATTCAGACGGCGGCAGAGCTCTTCCACCTGCTCGTTTTGAATAGCCAGCGATACAGGTGCGAAGGTCATCATTCTTAAAAGCTCCATTGCTTCGTAGCCCTGAACCTGGCCGCCGCCCGAGTAGTTATAGTGATGCACCCGTTCGATGGCGTCTTTTTTGCCGGCAATTACCGCAATTCCTTCCGGCCCGAGAAGCTTGAACCCGGAAAAGGTTGAGTAATCCGCTCCTAATTCCACGCCAATTCCCTTTGTCTTCAATGCGCAGTAATTGTCATCCACGACAATTGGAAGATCCGGGCGTTCTTCCTTCACGGCTTTGATGACTTCCGCCAATTGATAATGATCTGTCGGCTGCTGGCGGGCATGCTGAATATAGAAAACTTTAGGATTTTGATTAGTTCTGATGGCCGTTCTGACTTCCTCAAGATGGTTGTAATCTGCCTGGACTGTTTTAATGCCCAATATTCTTAACGTTTCTTTTGTCGTCGTGTAAACAGGTGCCGTGTGAATGAACATTTCATCTCCAGGAGACAGAAGCATGCTTAGAATATTGCGGATTGCGCCTGTTCCGGCTCCCCTGACAAGGGCACAGTCCTCGGTTTCAAAGAAATCCGCCAGAACTCTTTCCACAAGATACGTCTGTTCCGGCCGCTTGTATTTTGGAGAGACACCAAGATCCCCCATCGACAGAAATTGCTTTCCCTTGAAATGGCGGCTCATTCTGTCTACCAATTTGAATTGTTTTTCCTGTGCTTCCTGTATCGATAAGCTTGGCAAAACTGAATTTGCGTATTTTAATTCAGCTCGATTGTATGTGGACACTATGATCGCTCCCTTATTGAAAAAGCTCTGGATGGATTAACGGTCAGGAATTGATGCAGAATGCTTTCCGGAACTCCGGACTTCTTCAATTTTGGAATAAACGTCTCAAGCACAAGACCGTAGCCCGGGCCTCCATGCTTCTTCCAATGCGACTTGCGGGTTAAGTCTGCTGAAAGAAGAATTTGCTTTTCAAGCCCGCGGTTTATGAAATCCAGGAGGAAAGCGGCTCTCTCTTCATCGGGACGGTAATTATTTTTTCCGATTGTATCAAATGCGATATAGGCTCCTGTTTCCAAAACAGAGAGAACTTCGTCTTTATTCGGGTTGAGGTCCTGATGGCCAATGATGATCTGATCAGCCGGAAGGCCATGCTTCGTCAGCAGCTGCACCTGTTCAAGCCCGAGTGTTCCGAGTGTTGTATGAGTGGTCACCGGAAGGCCGGTTTCGGCACCGGCCATGGCAGCACCAATTAAGAGCTCACGTTCAATCGGCTTCATTTCATTTTTGCTTGTGCCCACTTCCCCGATGACACCCGGCAGAATGCCCGTATCAGCAATCCCTTCTTTTGCTTCTTTGATAAAATGCTGTGCAAACTGCTCCGCTTTCCATCCGTCTGCAAAATTAGGAATATAAGGATCTTTATAGAAGCCTGTACACGTAATAAGGTGAACCCCTGTTGCCTCGCTCAGCCTTTTTAACACATGAGCATCCCGGCCCATGCCGTCATTCGTCACTTCCACCATTGCTCGGCCGCCAAGGTGATAAAAATCCTCCAGCTCCTCACGCATGCCCTTTTCATCATCCAGAATGGTATCCGGATCTTTTTTCACTCGCGAAAGATCAATGGAGAGATGCTCGTGAGCCGAGCAAATCCCCAATTCTTCCGGAGCAATTTTTCCAAGTACGGTTTGTATCATGGCTGTCCACTCCGTTCTCTTTATTTGGTTTCTTTATTGAGGAATGTTCATGATTCCAAGTGCAACCAGGATATTGGCAATGATTCCGACTGCAATGGCACCCACAGGGCCGACCGCAATGCGGACAATCGGGCGTCCTGCCGCTTCATTCAGCAAATAGAATCCGGCGATGAAGAAGAATCCAAACCCTGGTGCAATCGCATTGGCAGCGTTAGCTCCACCGATCAAAAGCGCCACTTCCAGAAGCTTTGTCATTGCACTGCGGATGTTTTCACCGGAATTACGGACACCAGGATATTTATCCAGGAATCTAGCAATCGAGCTTAATAGCATAACTTCAATGAAAATAATGATGACACCGCCAATTAAGGCCACCCAAACATTCGGGGAGAAAAACCCGACGACGAAAATGAGCGTGAATCCGACCGGGCTGTATACGCCGGTAGCGATCGCTGTACTGGCGACAAGCGGAATAAAGCCGAGCGCACGGGCAGCCGCAGCAATTCCGGCATCTGTTGCTTTTCCTTCCGCTAATAGATTTAGAGAGATCGGATCTCCTGCCATGATCCATAGATTTGTAGCAGCAGCAATGAGACCGCCAATAATCATAAAGAACACAACATTTTTTCTGATTTTAGCCACTTTATCACTGAATACAGCAGCAAGGTCGATGGAAGAGCCTTCTTCTGCTTTTTCCTTCATGGCAAATACAAGAAGGAAGATCATCCCTGTAATAAGAGCCATTCCTTCCTGGTTCAGTGTTACTGTCGTCCCTGAAATCGTCAGGATTCCGCTTTCATTCAGCCAGACAGCAAGCTGACGGATTAATGCGGAAACGATAAATGTTATGACCCCTTTTTTAACGCTGAACTGCATGGCAACCGCAAGCGCCGGGAATGCCATAAATGTAACGACGACCGGTGTTCCAACCGCTCCCATAGCTTCAAGGAAATTAAGCGGCAGATAATCGAACAGCTTCACAAAGCCTTCGAGTCCGATTAACAGCCCTGCTCCATAAGCACCGCCAATCACCGCCGCAAGCGGTGTTCCCCATTTATTTTTCGGAGTCAGCAAACCGATAATATCTGTTCCCAGCAGGATACTGTGAACGAGGATGATACTGGCCGAGAGTGTAAAAGGTATTCCAAATCCGATTACAAGGCCGAAACTCATAGCAAAGGCAGTGAAGGCAAGGTCCCGTCTCGTCATCCGGCCCTCCACATGTTCAGAGACAATTGGACGAAGGCCATCATTGAAAACGGCAATATTCATATTGGCCAAGACAGCAGCAACAGCACCAATCAGGATAATTAATGTCATTTCCATTTCTATTTCCCCCTCAATTAAAATGGATTAGCTTTTATTCTTTAAAGCTTTGATAATCATAGGCACTGCAGTCTCCTTGTGGTCAGCTGTAAATCCAAAAGCTTTTTTTCCTTCGCTGACAGCGGTTACAATTTTCTCCTCAACAGGCTTTTTCCCCGGCATGGAAACCGTCTCGCAATTTGGCTTTCCGAGAAGGGCAATAGCCATGGCCAAAGCTCCGCCGCCTCCTGTGTGGCATGCACCGACATAATAATCTGCCTGTCCTGTCTTAACGGCCATCGCTGCTTCCAGATCTGACTTGACCATCGTCGTGATGCTGCTGTCAATCTCTTTTATTAAGCTCTCAATCTCTTTTTTATCCACCTGTCCGCCAACTACAATTTTCATCTTAATTTCCTCCTTTGTTGATTTGCAGTACATTTGTGTAATGTATGAGCAGAAAATCGATTTCCTCTTGGGGGAGCTGATTCTTCCATTGCTGCTGTACATAATCGATTTCCTTCATTGCTATGGATGCTTCCGGTGACTGTTTGACTTCATCCAGCAGGGCAGGATGGGGAGCCTCAACCTGTTCACCCTTTTCAATTCTCGTCAGAGCTGTCGGCAAATGGGTGAAAAGCATTTCAGCTCCAGCTATGGCATTTTTTTTCATGTGTGACTGTAAATGCATGAATGCTAACGTGCTTATATCAGCTGCTTTGGTACTGACAACAGATGAAGCTAAAAGGATGTCCATTCTTTCTTTCAATTGATTTAAATCCATAATATAATCCCTCCAGAATACAGTATTTAGTATATTAATGCTGCTAAGAAACTAGAACTTCAGTTTCTTAATAGTGAGGATACTTTTTTCCTTCCTCCACTAGCCTTTGGGTCTCTTCCACTTTATTAAACTGGAGGAGCTGGATTTGTTCCCTTATATTTGCTCTTTCACTTTCTATGACGATGGCTGCTCTGGTTGCTTTTATGGCCAGTTCCTTTGCCTTTTTTGATTTAAAATCAGAGGAGGCAAACGTTTTTAGTGCCCTTGCTTCATCTGCATTCCAGACCGCTGCATCAATACTGCCGTTTTTCAGCATATTGAAAAGCTGCATATAGTCCACCTTTATCAGTTCAACCTTGTGCTTTTCACATTCAAGGAGGGTAATATTTGCCTGGTCGGCAGATGAATAGTCAATTCCGATTTTCATGCCATCTGTAATCCCATTGTTTTTGCTATCTGAAAAAAAGACTTTATGGGACGTTACATAGGTCTCCGGACCAAGTGTATGGAGAATTTCCAGGCCCTCAAACTCCTGTACTGCCTCTTCTGCCGCCAGTTGGGACATGATCGCAAAATCGTAGCGCCGGGTTTTTAATGATTCGATCCTCCTTCTCGCCCCTCTCATATAAGCAAGGCCAGACTTTTTATTGATTTCCTCAAACCCTTCGACAATACCAGTCGCCAATCCCTCATACTTTCGGGAATAAGGCAGCGGCATTACGCCCATCACCGGTCCGATGCCGGCAATCTCATACAGCAGGTTGATGTCCCTTTTTTTCAGAAAGGTCCCAAGATGCCCCCTGGATTCAAGAGATATGGCATGCAAATCTTCCAGCACTCTTAATGCCCCCTGCACAGTCCCGCGGCCCAATGATAGCTTTTCCGTAAAATCACTTACCCGGGGGATTCTCTCTCCCTCTGAAAACTGAATGAGCTCCTTTGCAATAAACTTGGCAGCCAGCCCATTCTTTGAATATAAACTTTCCCAAATACGGCTCATATTGTAATACCTCTTTACCTTTGATCAATATACGAAAAACTGTATATTATTAGTGTAGCTGTAATGGTTTATTAATTCAAGAGTTTTCAAACTTTTTCGCAATTAATATTGCTTTCCTTTATTCTTCCATGTGTCCGCGGTGGAAATCAAGAGACTCATTTACAAGCGAGCTCCCCATCTAATTGAAAATTAGTTTCCTGAGCAAAGTTCGGTTTACATTGCTCGGATTTCTGCTTCTCCTGTCTGAAGGGGCATCAAGTTCGGACTCTTTCTTCTCGTATTTCTGCTTCTCCTGTCCGAAGGGGCATCAAGTTCGGACTCACTCTCTCGGATTTCTGCTTCTCCTGTCCGAAGGGGCATCAAGTTCGGACTCACTCTCTCGGATTCCTGCTTCTTCTGTCCGAAGGAGCTACAAGTTCGGACTCTTTCTCTCGGATTTCTGCTTCTCCTGTCCGAAGGGGCATCAAGTTCGGACTCACTCTCTCGGATTTCTGCTTCTTCTGTCCGAAGGGGCATCATGTTCGGACTCTTTCTCTCGGATTTCTGCTTCCTCTGTCCGAAGGGGCATCAAGTTCGGACTCACTCTCTCGGATTTCTGCTTCTTCTGTCCGAAGGGGCATCAAGTTCGGACTCACTCTCTCGGATTTCTGCTTCTTCTGTCCGAAGGGGCATCAAGTTCGGACTCTTTCTCTATGTAATTTCGCCAGCCTCATCCATTCTTCCTATCTGCAGAAAAAAAGAGCTGCTATAAAAGCAGCCCCCGTTTAATCCATTTTCCTATAAAATGCTCTTAAAACCCTTTGCCTGATCATCCAGCTTTCTTGCAGCTTCCCCAATATCTTTAAATGCAGATACAGCCTGCTCATTAAGAACCTGGTTTTCAGTTATGCCTGACTGTGATTGCAGAGTTGCGTCACTAATTTTGTTGATTTCATCTGATATTCCTTCGATGTGGGCATTGACTTCCTGTATGGAGTCCTGTACCCGGTTTGCAAGCTTTCGCACTTCTCCGGCAACGACGCTGAAGCCTCTGCCATGTTCGCCGGCACGCGCAGCTTCAATAGCTGCATTTAATGCCAGCAGGTTGGTTTGTGCCGCTATTTCACGGATTGTTTTTACGATGCTGCCGATGGATTGTGCCTGTGATTTGAGAGAATGGAGGATTTCCAGATTCCCTTTGGACTCACGAACGAGCTTGCCTATTGCCTGAGCGGCCTCTTCGCTTCTTTCAATTCCAGCCTTTGCTTTTTCACTAAGGGCTTCTGACATTGCCTGAAGCTGGACTGCCACCTGTGCTGTATTCGTTTCCCGTTCTGTAATATCCGTAGCAACCTTTACAACACCTTCTACCTTGCCATCATCCCCAAATACCGGTGTGTATGTTGCTTCGAGCCAGATAAGATCTCCTTGTTTGGTCACACGCTGAATTTTTTCCTGAAAGCTTTTGCCATTGCGCAGATTTCTCCAAAGCTCCTGATATTCCCTGCTGGCAGCAAATTCAGGGGTGCAAAGTTGCTTATGCATCATATTTGGCATTTCTTCTGCCCGATATTTGACAGTACGGGCAAAATTCTCATTTGCCCACAGCACTTTCCCGTTCCCATCAAATTCAATCATGGCAAGCGAATTTTCAATTGCGGCTAAAACAGCTTCTTTTTCAAGAACTTGTGTGCTCTTATAATGATTAGGCTGATAAGTTGTAAGCATGCTCTTCCTCTTTTCAAAAAAGTTTGTTAGAACATATCCTTACAAAAGGACTGGTCCCCTGTAAGTGCTGGCCGGTTGCGCTACTAGCTCGAATTCATTAAAGCGCCCAATTCCCCTTGAATTCTCATTGCTTCCAACTTGTTCCGTCTATAAGACTATAGTACTAGCATCGGTCTGGCATCACAATTTTCAATGCTCTGCTTTCTTTTATGCTGAAAATTCAAATAATTAATTACTAAGACCCATGATTCCCATAATTAGTAAAAGTAGAATAGAACTGTAAGAGATGATGAAGAAGGGATGGATTTATCTGAAAAACAAGCTGATTGCGTTATCATTGGCATTTGCTTTAAGCTTTTCACTTTTTCCGGAAAGAAGTTTTGCGGAGCAAACTGCTGCGGAAAACCAGGCTATAATACCTGGTGCGCATACAGTAACGGAACAATACTTTGACGGTGTGGACAACAACTGGCTGACCACCAGGAATCCCCGCCAATATCAGCAGGCAACCCTTTACGGCAACATCGGTCTTGCCCCTTATCTATGGGGAAATGCTGCGGAAGGAACCGGATGGCATCAAATGTACAAGCCTTCTTCTGTAACGGGAACTCAGGTAAATGGTATTTTTGAAGATGCCCAGTTTGTCATAAGGGTTCCGGATCACTGGAATGGCCGGCTTGTTGTTTCGGGAATCCCGGCTACAAGAAATGAAACGGCAACCGACCTGCTTTTCAGCGATTATGTCCTGGAAAAAGGGTATGCTTTTGCAGCGATTGATAAAGGCACCCAGGGTGAGGCTGATTCAGCTGATCCATTTGCAAAAGCAAAGAATGCCTTAGCCGCTGAGGATGATAGCGTAGCAGAATGGCACCAGCGGTTCCGGCAGGTTACGAAAGCCGCACAGCAGTACTTAGTCAGCCATTATTCCGATGGGCTAATTGATCCGGCTGATTCTTCCGACCCGGCGAGCGATTTAGTATCGGCAGAGCATAAGATTCCTACATATGCGATGGGAATTTCCAATGGCGGATACGTCGTGCGCTATGCCCTTGAAAATGACCATCCGGAGAAAACTGGCGAACCTCGCCTTTTCGATGGAGGAGTCGATTGGGAAGGCGTGTTATGGACGGAGAAAAAGCCTAATTTAATCAGTTCCCTGACCACCGTTGTGAATCATGCGGAGGAAGCTTTATATGGAAGCGGCAAAAAACAGCAGAAAGCCATGAAAGAGCTATACAAAGCAGGATTGCCTAAAGGATCGGAAAAACTGTGGGCCTATCATGATCAGGTATACTGGTTTATCTCGCTGAATATCTATCGGGACCATTTCGATCCGGAAGCCCCAGGCCGTACGCAATGGAGGAATTACCTGAACTTTGTGAATGGCGTGAGAGACCGATCCTATGATTCTATCTTTGAAGATTATAAATATATGACCCGGCCGAAGGAAGTGAAAGAAAATATTAAGGAAGTGGCCAATACTGGAGATATAGATGTGCCGCTCATCTCTTTCACTGGTTCCCTTGATTCGCTGATATTCCCGGAGATTCATGCAAAGGGATATCAAAAGCTCGTCAAGAAAGCCGGGAAGCAGGATCTGCATCGAATGTATACCATCGAGAACGGCAACCATGTTGACAGCCTTGTCTGGAACAGCTCCACCGATCCGGATAAGGAACTCCAGCCTTTGTTGCCTTACGCTCACCAGTCATTCGACTTGCTTATCGACTGGGTGGAAAACGGAAATGCTGCTCCTGAGAGCAAAACGGTCAATGCTCCGGAGAACCCGGTTAAGGTTATTGATCTGAAAACAGGGCAGGAACGGGATCCTCGTTAGGTCGCAGCAGGAGTGTTGGTCTGCAGTATTAAAAGTGGCTATCCGCACATAAAATTTTTTATCCGCAAGTAAATTGTGGCTATAAGCACAGAAAAAATTTTATCCGCAAGTAAATCGAGTCTATCCGCACAGAAACTGATTTTAGTGATACATGATAGCATCTCAGTGCGGTTTTTATAGAAAAAAGATGCCCCAATCGTTATTGATTGGGGCTTTAAGGCTTCCTATTAATAGTTTTTAGTAAATGCGCGGTTCTTCTCGATAAATCTGCCTTGTGTTCGGACTTCAATAAGGAAATTTCTGCTCGGCCTGTCCGAAGCTGACAAGAGTTCGGATTCCAACTGGATTATTCCTACTCGCACTGGCCGAAGCTGACACGGGTTCGGACTCCAACTGATAAATTCCCGCTTAGTCTGTCCGAAGCACCCTAACATATCAGCGATGAACCTTCCAGCTGCCCGCCATCAGCCACACCACAACCGGAAGCAGCCCAAAGGAAACCACCGTGATCCCCGTCCAGCCCCCGGTCTGCCATACCAGGCCGGCAAGCGTCCCTCCGGTTGCGACTCCAAGGTAATAGCTTACAAGATAGATGCTCGAGGCACCGGCTTTGTGATGGGCAGCGCGCTCATTTACAATGGCCGCCATCAGTGAATGCGCCACAAAAAACCCCAGACAGGTCAGGCATAGGCCTATTACAATTACTGATAAAGAGTGCACATTGGTAAGCAAGGTCCCTCCTATTAAAATGACGGTTCCAACCGAGACCAGTGTGGTTTGCCTAAAATGAGCAGATAGGCTTCCGCCCAGAATGGAGCCAACTATACCGAAGCTGTATGCCAGGTAGGTAAAAGAAATATTTTTTACAGAAAGATTAAAAGGATCCTGTTCGAGATAAAAAGGCAGGTACGTCCATACTCCTGTAAACGAGAATTGGAGGAGGATCCCCATCGCGAACGCAGGGAAAAGCTTCGTATTTTTCAGATGTGAGCCCATGCCTGACAAGTCTTCTTGAACAGATATTTTACTGGGCTTAAAATAATGAGATTTTGGCAGAGTCATAAAATAAATGATGAATAACAAAATGGAGAATCCAAGCAGGAAGTAAACAGAAGTCTGCCAGCTGGCCATATCAGCAATGTACCCGACGAAGATGCGGCCGGCCATTCCGCCAATGGCATTGGCTGCAATATACATGGTGATGCCGAGACTGACGCTTCTAGAATCCAGTTCCTCCCCTAAATACGCGATGGCAGCTGCAGGCAGGCCCGCTATACAAATGCCCTGCAGGAAGCGCAGCACCAGAAACGTTTCAAAATTAGGCGCAATGGGCAATAGCACCAGCGGAATAATGGTGCAAACAAGCGTGATATTCATTATTGAAACCCGACCGATTCGATCAGATAGAAATCCGAAGAATAACAACCCGAAAATCATAGAAACTACAGCAGCAGACAGTGATAAACCCGCTGTTGCAGATGTGATGTCAAATGATTTCACCAGCAGCGGCATTATCGGCTGCACAAAGTATAAATTAGCGAATACTAAAATGGATGCACTCGTCATCGCAATCATAATTTTTTTGAAGCCGGCATCATGCAGCGAATATTTATCTGATTCCTGTTGTCTAGCATTTACAGCAGTCATTCTCCCACCCAGTTCCTTTAAAGCATTAATCCATTATACCATTTCATTTCGTAAAAATCGAAAATTCCGACTATATTTTCCACATGATTTCCATTCAGAACTTCCCTAAACTATTTTTGAAACAGTGCGCACCTTCATTCCAAATGCTCTAAATGTTATAATATAGGAATGTACTTTGGGACATGGGGACAGGTTGGTTGTCCCCTACGGAACGCTGGGACAAGGAACCTGTCCCGCTGTCCCACCAACAAGGGGGTTGAAAGATGATTCCGGAGCGGTTTTTGGAGCCTTTGGAGTTTGCAGCGAATGAGTTGAAGGGGCTGCTGCGGGCTGAGAATGAGGAGGATGCGCGCCTGGTGCAGAAGGGGCTGATGCTTTTTCGGCAGGGGCTAGTGTATCAGCTTCGCTTTGAAGATGATAAGGTTTTGGCGACGGTCCAGGATGTGACTCCGGCAAAGGTTGAACTGGATCTTGAGTTCATTCATTTGAGCGAGTGTTCCTGCCCGGCTGAAGGTTTTTGCCGCCATAAGACTGCGGTATTTCTGCAGCTTCTCTCCAAAGCCAGAAGTGTGTCCATGTGGATTGAAGAGTGGAGGAAGCCGATAAAGGAAAAGCAGACAGCCAAGAATTGGGGGCTTCAAAGAGCGAAGGATCTTTTGAAATCCTCCGGTCAGATGAAGACGGGTTATGACGGCTGGGCTGCCGGATTCGAGGAAAGCTTTACCGAGCTGCTGGAAAAACAGGGAGAGCCTCGTCCCTATGTCCTTCCTGAGCTTTTCCATATTTATCTGCGCCGCATGAAAGCGGGAGCACCGGTTGAACAGGAATGGAGGCTGCTGTATTTGCTTATCGGCTATGTCTTTTCTTTTAAAAAGCTGATGGTGCTGAGCAAGAAGTACGGCCATGGCGAAGAATTGATTGACCGTTATTACCGCCATCTCTATCAGTCCCTGATGGAAGATTCCGTTGAGATTATGAACAAACTGTCGGTGCACTCCCTTCCCTTCGCTTTCGATCAATATATTGAAAAGCTGAAAGATGATTCCGCCGGGCTGATTACCGGTTCTTTTGGTTTGGATTATGAACGGGCCCATTTATACAGGCTGTTATGGACACATTTTTTCAAAAAGAAAGAATGGCGTGAAGCGGAGATCCAGAAGCTGGAATCCTCCATCAAAGAGGAATCGCCCAGCCTTCCGTCTGTGGCAGGTTATGTGCATCTTCATATCCTTGAACGCAATGATGAACAGGCACTCAGTGTTTTAAATGTGCCAAATGACTTATTGACTCCTTATATGCTTTACTGGATCGATTATTTTTCAGCCAATAAGGACTGGAATCGGATGGGTCCTTATGCAGAAGCATTTATCCATAAATTACGGGATTATCTGAAACAATCTGATGACTATTATGCCTGCATGGATTTTACCCGGATGGCCATCAAGGCGATTTCTCCTTATTGCCTGGAAAGCAGCAAAATGGATTTGTACGAAAAAGCCCTGATGGAAACGCTGCCGTACAGCTACAACGATTATGAATACCTGCTTTTTGAAAAAGGCGAATTCATAAAGTGGGCAGATTTGCAGGCATTTATTGGCTTTGATATTGATTCTTTAGGCAAAGACCGAATCAGGGAAATCAGCAAAAAGGAGCCCTGCATCCTCCTGCCGCTCTATCATCAGTCCATCACTGCCCATATCAATATGAAAAACAGGGATCATTACCGCGAGGCTGTCCGGAAAATGAAAAAGCTTCGCACACTGTACAACAAGCTGAAACGCCAGGAGGACTGGCAGCTTTTTCTTGAATTGCTGCTTGAAAAAACGAAACGTCTCCGCGCCTTTCAGGAAGAATGCAAAAGGGGTAAGCTAATCGATGCTTAAAACGAGATTTCTCCATGTGAAAGTGAAACCAATAAACCATGACCGCTACCTGATTTTTGCTGTCAATGAAGAAGGCCGCCTTCTATCCCCAAAAGAATGGATGCCGCTTCTTTTTAACCATCACAGAGAAAGTTTTTTTGGAACTATGCTTGATGCTGTTGATGCGGACGGAATCAAAGGGATCTCAGTAAGCGGCTGGCAGCTCGTTACCCTGTTTGCGGCTGA includes:
- a CDS encoding methyl-accepting chemotaxis protein — its product is MLTTYQPNHYKSTQVLEKEAVLAAIENSLAMIEFDGNGKVLWANENFARTVKYRAEEMPNMMHKQLCTPEFAASREYQELWRNLRNGKSFQEKIQRVTKQGDLIWLEATYTPVFGDDGKVEGVVKVATDITERETNTAQVAVQLQAMSEALSEKAKAGIERSEEAAQAIGKLVRESKGNLEILHSLKSQAQSIGSIVKTIREIAAQTNLLALNAAIEAARAGEHGRGFSVVAGEVRKLANRVQDSIQEVNAHIEGISDEINKISDATLQSQSGITENQVLNEQAVSAFKDIGEAARKLDDQAKGFKSIL
- a CDS encoding YhfX family PLP-dependent enzyme → MFLDVTKRRNPKLIQSGVTLHQSGQIPPNTYVIDLDILGENVAALAETAKNHDFTLYFMSKQLGRLPFIGQFIAEHGIEKAVAVEFDEAKTLAEGGVEIGNVGHLVQPGKNQWPEVLSWNPEVITLFSLARARQLSDAAVQSGKVQDVLLRVYAEGDMIYPGQQGGFRLEKLDEELLELARLPGIAIAGVTTFPNFQLSKDRRSMEPTPNLKTLLKAKQALEKKGITVKQVNGPSATSCETIPFLAEQGVTHGEPGHALTGTTPLHAYRDLPEKPAIVYVTEVSHQDQEHYYVIGGGYYGRSHLTGCLVGNNEKDILKQYVKAIEPASEAIDYYGSIEKPDGFPVSEGDTAVFSFRTQVFVTRAHIALVKGIQSGKPELVHFERKW
- a CDS encoding YhfT family protein; translated protein: MEMTLIILIGAVAAVLANMNIAVFNDGLRPIVSEHVEGRMTRRDLAFTAFAMSFGLVIGFGIPFTLSASIILVHSILLGTDIIGLLTPKNKWGTPLAAVIGGAYGAGLLIGLEGFVKLFDYLPLNFLEAMGAVGTPVVVTFMAFPALAVAMQFSVKKGVITFIVSALIRQLAVWLNESGILTISGTTVTLNQEGMALITGMIFLLVFAMKEKAEEGSSIDLAAVFSDKVAKIRKNVVFFMIIGGLIAAATNLWIMAGDPISLNLLAEGKATDAGIAAAARALGFIPLVASTAIATGVYSPVGFTLIFVVGFFSPNVWVALIGGVIIIFIEVMLLSSIARFLDKYPGVRNSGENIRSAMTKLLEVALLIGGANAANAIAPGFGFFFIAGFYLLNEAAGRPIVRIAVGPVGAIAVGIIANILVALGIMNIPQ
- a CDS encoding PRD domain-containing protein; translation: MDLNQLKERMDILLASSVVSTKAADISTLAFMHLQSHMKKNAIAGAEMLFTHLPTALTRIEKGEQVEAPHPALLDEVKQSPEASIAMKEIDYVQQQWKNQLPQEEIDFLLIHYTNVLQINKGGN
- a CDS encoding DUF2620 domain-containing protein is translated as MKIVVGGQVDKKEIESLIKEIDSSITTMVKSDLEAAMAVKTGQADYYVGACHTGGGGALAMAIALLGKPNCETVSMPGKKPVEEKIVTAVSEGKKAFGFTADHKETAVPMIIKALKNKS
- a CDS encoding phosphotriesterase family protein encodes the protein MIQTVLGKIAPEELGICSAHEHLSIDLSRVKKDPDTILDDEKGMREELEDFYHLGGRAMVEVTNDGMGRDAHVLKRLSEATGVHLITCTGFYKDPYIPNFADGWKAEQFAQHFIKEAKEGIADTGILPGVIGEVGTSKNEMKPIERELLIGAAMAGAETGLPVTTHTTLGTLGLEQVQLLTKHGLPADQIIIGHQDLNPNKDEVLSVLETGAYIAFDTIGKNNYRPDEERAAFLLDFINRGLEKQILLSADLTRKSHWKKHGGPGYGLVLETFIPKLKKSGVPESILHQFLTVNPSRAFSIRERS
- a CDS encoding aminotransferase class V-fold PLP-dependent enzyme, producing MSTYNRAELKYANSVLPSLSIQEAQEKQFKLVDRMSRHFKGKQFLSMGDLGVSPKYKRPEQTYLVERVLADFFETEDCALVRGAGTGAIRNILSMLLSPGDEMFIHTAPVYTTTKETLRILGIKTVQADYNHLEEVRTAIRTNQNPKVFYIQHARQQPTDHYQLAEVIKAVKEERPDLPIVVDDNYCALKTKGIGVELGADYSTFSGFKLLGPEGIAVIAGKKDAIERVHHYNYSGGGQVQGYEAMELLRMMTFAPVSLAIQNEQVEELCRRLNEGAVNGIRAAYMTNAQSKNVIVELEDPIAQSVISISDEHGAATHPVGAESKYEIIPMIYRVSGSFLEAQPELKEYGLRINPMKSGASTIIGILEKVIPLAKEVQHR
- the yhfZ gene encoding GntR family transcriptional regulator YhfZ; this encodes MSRIWESLYSKNGLAAKFIAKELIQFSEGERIPRVSDFTEKLSLGRGTVQGALRVLEDLHAISLESRGHLGTFLKKRDINLLYEIAGIGPVMGVMPLPYSRKYEGLATGIVEGFEEINKKSGLAYMRGARRRIESLKTRRYDFAIMSQLAAEEAVQEFEGLEILHTLGPETYVTSHKVFFSDSKNNGITDGMKIGIDYSSADQANITLLECEKHKVELIKVDYMQLFNMLKNGSIDAAVWNADEARALKTFASSDFKSKKAKELAIKATRAAIVIESERANIREQIQLLQFNKVEETQRLVEEGKKYPHY